From the genome of Lutra lutra chromosome 8, mLutLut1.2, whole genome shotgun sequence:
CAGATTCATCACAATACAAGTTGAGTTGCTTCTTTGCTACCTCCTGCTGTACCCTGTGGATGTTATTTCATATGGAAACCAGACAAATATTCCCTCATCCTTGAGATCCTGGCCACCTTCCTCAGACCCCTTGTCCTGCCAGACTCTGCTCCCAAAGTCCCTGCCTGGCTTTACTCACATGCCTCCTCTACCCAAGTTCCTGGTAGCTGTGCCACTGGTGATCGCCCTGGAGAAAGCTGGTTGCCAGGCTGATGTCTGGACACTGCAACTTCAGCTGTACCGCCAGGGGGGTGTAAAAGCAACACAGAAACTCATCCACCATCTTCAAGAACTCCAGAAAAGCAGAAGCACCGTGAGGGCGGTTTCAGGGGATGCCCTATTCTCTGCTCTACAGCTTTTGGCCAGGGAGCGACCAGGCCCACCAAGGGCCCGACGCTCCCCCCGTATCAATAACTGTGAGCAGAAGCAGGAGCAAGGTGTGTACAATATAGTCCGATTGTTGCCACAAGTGGGAACCTTCTACAATCTCGGCACAGCTTTGTATTATGCTGCTCAGAATTGTCCAGACAAAGCCAAGGAACGAGGCCAAGATGGGGTCATAGATATGGGTTATGACCTTCTGATGACTATGGCTGGATTGTCCGGAGGACCCACAGGACTACTAATCAGCGCTGCACTTAAACCTGCAGTGAAGGTTGGGATTGAACAGTTGATCCAgtatttctaagtgaaagaggCAAACACGGCTCTACCAGCAATCAGCAGGGAGGTCTTGCGGGGGCGCCTTAGGTGTGAGTGACCTGGAAGAAACAACCATggtggggggggcctgggtggctcagtgggttgaagcctctgccttcggctcaggtcgtgatcccagggtcctgggatcgagccccacatccggctctctgctcagcaggaagcctgcctcctcctctctctctgcctgcctctctgcctacttgtgatctctctctgtcaaataaataaataaaatctttgaaaaaagaaaaaaaagaaaaaaaagaaacaaccaccCAGCCCTTTGGTCTTAGTTCAGCTGCCTGACTAGTACAGGACTTATTTAATGGCTATGACTTAGATCCTGGGAATGGCAGTCTTGGGATATAAAAGCTGGTGatcacagaataaataaatctaatattTTGACAAGCTGTATTGTGTACATGTTCAAAATCCAAATCTCTGGCTTGTTATCAAGGAGGAAGGCAATGCTGTAAAATGCAGGAATTTTTAAGTTTGGGGTTGGAGTCCGAGGATttagatttgaatccaggctccCCTTGCAAGAACCTCAGTAATCACTGACCAATAACAACTTTTCTCCAAGctcaattttcaaaaatgtctgtGATTATCATTTTCACCTGTATGGGTTTGTGGTAATTAAAAACGAAACAATGAACCTCAAGTTCTTAGCAAGGTACTATCAATAAATATgactacagggacgcctgggtggctcagttggttaagcggctgccttcggctcaggtcatgatcccagcgtcctgggatcgagtcccacatcgggctccttgcttggcggggagcctgcttctccctctgcctctgcctgccattctgtctgcctgtgctcgctcgctctc
Proteins encoded in this window:
- the APOF gene encoding apolipoprotein F, with translation MFGLRFITIQVELLLCYLLLYPVDVISYGNQTNIPSSLRSWPPSSDPLSCQTLLPKSLPGFTHMPPLPKFLVAVPLVIALEKAGCQADVWTLQLQLYRQGGVKATQKLIHHLQELQKSRSTVRAVSGDALFSALQLLARERPGPPRARRSPRINNCEQKQEQGVYNIVRLLPQVGTFYNLGTALYYAAQNCPDKAKERGQDGVIDMGYDLLMTMAGLSGGPTGLLISAALKPAVKVGIEQLIQYF